The genomic segment CGGACTAGCCCGTGAGCCATCCAAAATgttttgtattaaaatataattataattaattgaattatatttataattaattgaatttaataattatatatttttgttcttataaataaaaacttataaaaagtttaataataataataaataaatattataactaATTGATTTCACACTTTTGCATGTTattggaaaaaaattaaaaggcaGACATTTCATTTTACAATCTTGCAATtctttatatttgattataattttgatatgagACTATGCATATTACCTTCCAAACTTTcactataaaatatatatatattatttttttaaaaaaatcccaaCTCGCGACCCAATccgatttaaaaattttaaaggtctcacgaatttttatctgtgaaacggttcaatcctaccgatatttacaataaaaagtaatactcttcgcataaaaagtaatacttttcatggatgaccaaataagagatctgtctaataaaatacgacccgtgagatcgtctcacacaagtttgtcatatatatattgttgaaatttataaatataatataaaataagaacatgttgaaaatttctcattttatttttaaaaaaatcacttCCAATACTATGGTGTGCAGTTTGACATACCaggtaaataatatatataaaatttaaaaaatacaaagaAAAATGGAAGTGAATTAGACCTAAAGTTCCTATGGTCTAAACAAAACGTAGATACAACCGaaatatgaatataaatatataaaaattgacAACTTCGCTCATTTGTATTGTTTTCCTATACAATTAAGGtgtgaaaatttttgaaattatgttttatgtataatttatattttcatgAACATCTCTCAATTAGTAAAAACGACAAATTTTCATCTGACAATTATTCGGGTTAATCTATGATACATCAAAAGTGtttttttcatatttcaatATAATTAGATTACGTGAGTTctcaaatttttatgaaaattaacaTATAAGTTCATGATCTAAAAACTAAGAACTGATTATGTCATAAAAGAAGCAAAACTTGATATGTAACATAGATGAATGCAATTATTCCAATATTCATTTGCTTATATCAAAAAATAGAATAGAATATAATAGTCTttttattaaagataaaaacttgtgtgagacggtctcatggtcgtattttgttaaacagatcttttatttgggttaaCCATGAAAAATCATTACTTTTTATctcaagaatattattttttattatgaatatcgatagagttgatcATCTCACGTATAAAGATTCGTAGAACTGTATTACAAATAGATCTCTTTGTTAAATTAGTCAATAGAAAAAAAAACTTTGTTTTCTTTGAGTAGAGAAGAAAACTGTGGGCAagtcaaattttaattaattttcccCACTGCAAAGTTCAAGGTTGGTGGGAGGAGAGGAGAACTGAAGGCGGGTTGCGTAGGTAGCGGTTAATTTCTGTACGTCATTTCTCTCTAACCCCCATATCGATAGCGCATTTCCAAAAAGTCTCGCCCATTTGCATTCGCTAATTTTATTTATCCTTTTCTTCCGTGGTAGTATAAGGTGTAGTTTAATCAAGATTCCGATTTCTGGTCTGAAATAAGCTATCGCTTTCATGGAAAAAGTCAGTTCTTGGGATCTTATTTGCAAATTTATCACCAACCCGTTTCACATTTTCTCTAGTTTTTGCTGCTATATATATGTGATGGGATTTACGTTTCTTGAATGAAGATTATATTTATTGGGTGAATTGCTTACCTGTCTGAAAAATTTAGGTATATTAATTGTTTGGGGCCATGGATTTCCTGGCAACATCTGAAGGCCAATTGTGTGTTGGTCTCGCTGTTGGTCTAGTTGCTGTTGGGGTTGCATATTTCTTGTTATCCCCCAAGGAGCCAAAAGGTTGGATGATTTTTATGGCGATAGAACCTATAtgtacatttttgtgttttatttatgatttttctgGGTTATTTCAAGTCCGATTGCTTGCTTGGGGCTAAGCATTCCTTTtgatttgtttgatcttcaTTTAGCCTAAGAATTCAATTTTCCCAGTTATGGACACGCTATTCGTTAAGGTATAGCATATTCTCCCGTCGTCTGGATTTTTTTGGGTGCTGGTGGTTTTGTAGCCCTATATTCGGATTCTAACTTGAACCTTACATGGTATGGGTGCTCATTTCCGGAGTTCCACGTTTAGATCTTGGATGTTGAATTATATTCTTTGATTGCTGTCTCCAACATTTAAATATTGTGACTATTGGCTTCTAAAAATTCCAAAAGTCTGTAAATGCACCATCTCCTCCATTATTTGGGGTTGTGGGGTGTTCTATTATTGATAATTTATATTTGTCAATTTGAATATGGTAAAACTTCTTTAGGATGATAGGGAACATATTTGAATGAAGATGAGATTTGTCTTGATTTTGACTTGGTATCTTTGTGCATGGCAGTATGCTTGGATCCTGATAATTTCAAGGAGTTTAAGCTTGTCAAGAAAACACAAATCAGCCATAATGTGGCGACGTTCAAATTTGCCCTTCCTTCGCCCTCGTCTATCATGGGCCTTCCCATTGGAAAACACATCAGCTGCAGGTATCTTGTAGCAAAAtctaaataaatgatcattttattacattattatgttttattatgtatttgtGGCACGTGAGTCCTATCTTTATTAATTTGAACTAGAACAAGAAGCAAAATTGATTTGGTCATTTGTATGCCTTCAAAAATTTATGTCCTATTTTTGTTATAGGGGCAAGGATAGTCTAGGTGAAGAGGTCATCAAGCCATACACTCCGACTACTTTGGATTCTGATGTTGGATACTTTGAGTTAGTTATAAAGGTGGATTCCATATTTTTTTGCCATTCTTTCATTTTCCGCGGATGCCGATATATGATACTATCGCAATATTTCTGCTGGCTcactagttttttttatatttgtaaAGATGTACCCGCAAGGAAGAATGTCACACCATTTCCGAGAAATGCGTGAAGGTGATTATCTCTCTGTGAAAGGACCAAAGGTACATTCTTTATCAAGAGACCTTTTTAATCCTAAGAGGCAACACTAAATCTTCTAAGAACGAAATGaaaattaaaggaaaaattttGTTGGTTTTATATCATGAATGAAAGTCTTAGTTGTTGCAGTACAGGGATTGTGCAAGTCTTAAGAAATTTCACATCTCCCTGTTTTTTTCGTATAACATAGTTTACAATTTTATTTGACTCATTTCTCTAGATTGAATGCTTTATGTGTGCGAGATACTAAATTTAGATTCACAACAGCCTTTttatatttgatgaatctgtagCTAACTTCTAATTGTGGTATTCAACAGGCGTagtttatatattttcttgtgttctttctttcttttcttatcACATTGTCTTGGTTACTTTTTTTTGTCCAGATATGTGCAATTGGTCACATATGCATGCTTCAAACCTCCTTGTTGAATTGAGAAGCTCTTTTTTATAGGGTCGATTCAATTATAAACCAGGACAGGTAAGAGCATTTGGAATGCTTGCTGGCGGCTCTGGAATTACACCAATGTTCCAGGTTAAAATAATCAGTATTAAGaatcttccttttatttctttctttaGATGTAAAGATGATATGGAATTTaacttatttttttcatttgttttgGTTTAGGTTGCTCGAGCAATTCTTGAAAACCCCAGCGACAAAACGAAGGTGCATCTAATTTATGCTAATGTCACCGTCGATGACATTTTGCTCAAGGTAATTCGTGATACACAATTCACTTGGTCCATTTGAATGTTGCATGCAAGTGAAGTTTGTAAATTTACCGACCCCTTCCGGAAAGGGTGTAAAAGCAATGCTAATTAAACCTTCATGGCATTTTATTGTGATGCTAACCAAACCTTTAAGATGTAATTGTAATTGTCAAACCTGACGGGGTGTGTGTGTATCTAGACGAAAACTCGTAGAGTTTATTATTTATGGTATTAAGTGTTGGATAAATATAagaatttcaatttttgtttGATTGGGTATTTTTTGTGCTCCTTGGTTTCAGGATGAGTTGGATAGCCTCGCTAAAAATTATCCTGACAGGTTCAAAGTTTACTACGTACTCAATCAGGTAAATTGAATGTTTCTTTACGCCATTTATTGAGGAATTTTGAAGATTTATTTTCTACTTGGATTTGATTTACGATTCTCAATGTGACTTCTTTCATCTTGTTTGTGACTATAGTCGCTAACAAACTAAGCCATTTGTTAACAA from the Primulina tabacum isolate GXHZ01 chromosome 16, ASM2559414v2, whole genome shotgun sequence genome contains:
- the LOC142529169 gene encoding NADH--cytochrome b5 reductase 1-like, whose translation is MDFLATSEGQLCVGLAVGLVAVGVAYFLLSPKEPKVCLDPDNFKEFKLVKKTQISHNVATFKFALPSPSSIMGLPIGKHISCRGKDSLGEEVIKPYTPTTLDSDVGYFELVIKMYPQGRMSHHFREMREGDYLSVKGPKGRFNYKPGQVRAFGMLAGGSGITPMFQVARAILENPSDKTKVHLIYANVTVDDILLKDELDSLAKNYPDRFKVYYVLNQPPEEWNGGVGFVSKEMIQGHCPAPAFDIQVLRCGPPPMNKAMASHLEALGYTSEMLFQF